The region TCTTTTGGGTTTATGAAACAGGCTTTTTGTGGAAAAAGCAGCAAAATGTCATCCTGTGATAATCACCGTTAGTGCTGATGTGGCTAGGAAGGCGTTTACCGTGGGCACAATAACAAGTTGATATCAGAGAAAGGTGATACTTGGTTTCTCCAAAAAGTGCCCTGGCAATGGAAAGCTAGTTGACGCTCAGCCCCCACGCAGGCGCAGGTTCATGTAGACGATGCCATTGGGGGCAATGTTGTACTCCCCCAGCTTGTGGCCATCCTCCAGCGGCTTGGATTCATAGCTGAGCCAGAACTGACGCAGTTGGATCCCTTCCTGGCGCTGGACCCGAGCTCTGAACTCAGTAACCTCTTCAGAGGGGTAAATGGTGTAAGTGGATGACCTCCCATTGTCTTTCCTCAGGACGATGTTGATGGGCTCTTCATTTTTCACCATCAGCAGGATGGTGTCTCCGGAAGAGAGGTTGTACTCCGACAGATGGCCAGAGTCTCTCAGTTCTTGGAATGCACCATTCTCATTCTTGATCCCCAGCTTCTGCTGGTAACTGGGCACCCCAGTCTTGTTTGCAATTTGAGACCTTAGTGTTGACATGGACATGGAGGGGCTGCCCACCAGCGTGTGAACCTCCCCCGTCAACAACTTCACATTCAGATTCAGCATCTGTGGGAAAAGGAAGACATGaaagggttaaaatgtgccctaaaCTTAAAAACAGAAAGACCTTCAGTGAATCATGAGCCCTTTCTGTTCTTCAGAGGAAATGGTCTATTgtgtataccacctttctgaggtacagccaaagcagtttacatattatacacaagtactttctctatccttagtgggttcacaatctaaaatCTCACGCGTATTCACTGTGGCAATCCCGAAAATCTGACTAGGCCATGGCCCCCGGGGACCATGGTTCCCACCCCTGACTTAGCAGATCCTCATAGGGTTGGGAGAGATGGCACCCCCTTCATTACAGCACAGCTTACCCCTGTCTAATTTGAAATTAGgttttatttgatatattatcCATAAACGCAACTTGAACTGAGCGGTTTACAGAAAAGGGTTTGCAAGTGATCATCAGTGCCTGTGCGTGATAATGCTAATCCcctttttcccacctttttgtaggctcaatgtggcttacatgttaacCATTCATGGTGTtagccggttccggtctgaacaaatacaatttatgaatgaatacaaggtgatattatggtgggtaagatacatgtatggttggtaatgtccattacggtctttggttaagTTGAGTCATAGGTTGTGTCGGTGTCCAGGTAATTTTATgtagggtcggtggggtatgctcttctgaacagtactactgtctttagtgctttttgGAAATAGAGGCCACAAACATTTATACAATGCACTCCTCTATCCCATGCTTCGGAGCCTGTGTCACTTGATAATACTAAACCAAATTTCAAGGGCTGGCCTGATTAGCATATTATCCCAACCACCTTTTCCCTCTAAAGACCTGAGTTGTAATCCAGGCTCGGACCCTCAAGACAAAGAGGAAAACATGAAATCGGGTATAGGTTGAATGCAATGTGCAAACCAGGTTATCCAGTCTGATCTTTCGTTAAGGCTACATTTGTGGAGGTGGGTACAATCAGCCCCTGGAAGGAGGGAGAAGGCTGCTGCTACTGTAGCGACCTCTGCTGGCCAGTGAGGTATTGAGGATGTGCCCTTAAGCCCTTGGGATACTGAAGATCCCCCAACTTTGTACTGCCTTCTGGAGGATGGGCTCGGGGTAGCAGAGATTACTAAAGTAGGGGAGATTGAAATACGAtcgctctctctcctctccacacccccccccccccccccccccccccccgtcattttGCATCAGGATAACCATTGGAGTCctttatggaggagtagcctagtggttactgcagtggtctttgatccttggaaactgggtttgatacccactgcagctccttgtgactctgggcaagtcacttaaccctccattgcccctggtacaaaataagtacctgaatatatgtaaaccattttgaatgtaattgcaaaaacctcagaaaggcagtatatcaagtccctatttgagattctacatggaacgttgctgttgctactatctgagattctggaatgttgctactatttgagatactacatggcatgttgctattattttagattcttttgagattctagtggaatgttgctactattgagattctgttgctactatttgagattctgtatggaatgttgctagtattggagattctgttggttctatttgagattctacatggaatgttaacattgctattccactagcaacattccatgtacgtgcaggacgtcagactcacagaaacagaagcctgcgcggccacattgctgatctgcaagggcaggcttctacagagaatgttgctagtggaggagtagcctagtggttagtgcaatggactttgatcctggggaactgagttcaattcccaatgcagctccttgtgactctgggcaagtcacttaaccctggtacaaaataagtacctgaatatatataaactgctttgaatgtagttgcaaaataccacagaaaggcggtatttccctttccctctgcaAATGAATGAGAAAGAAATGCAGGATATATCATAACCTTTTTGCACAGTCTGTGTCAGTAGCCTGTGATAGTCTTTGTACTGAGGACAGAACTAACGTTTCTTCGGGTAACTCTAATGCACAGGTCTGAAATAAGCGTCTGTCTGTACAATAAACTGACCTGCAAACCGACCCAGGCTGGGATCTGCACTGTTTACCATGTGCTGTATGCAGACACCGCACCATCAGTTCAATAACGCATAAGCAGGTGCTCCAAACTCAATTCCATTTACTTCACAATTTATTATAAGTATAATTAAAAGTCATGTAGCCAGGACATCACCCGATTTTTAAATTAAACATAGAAAAAATCATATACAAATGCCAATTCGTTCTCTCTCTTTCCAAAGAGTCTAATTGTTATTAGTAACTTACCGTCATGACTCTGGACGCAGCTTCTGGACCAAAGGAGCctgagttctctctctctctctctctgttgcagTCGCTTTCTTATGTAGGATGCTGCTGGACTGAAGATGTcagtctgttttctctctctctctcctctcgcagTCTCTCTGTTACATAGGATACACCAGGACTGaaggactctctctctctctcaggatgCGATTTTTCAGAGCTCAGCAGGAGGAGGAGTTACGGGGGACTTTCTGCAGATCTGACAAGTTTCAGTTTCCATTCTCCTCCTCAGCTCCgggtttccatttcttctctgtgATATCAGGACGTGGCTCTCGTTTGCAAACCGATGGAATGttaatgacgacagaaaaagaaacgaaacaaaacaaaaggagaatgAAAATGAAACAGGAAACTCAAAATCCCTTTCATGTCCAAATCGTTTCCTTATACACCGGGAATCAATTTTCCAAGGCTTTTCCGTCTTTTATGTAAAGAAATGGATGGGGCTGCTGAGAATGGTGCGTTTAGATAATATGCCTTAAATTTATAGGGCTGaaggcagacctgccattttgggtgggcccagagttaacctgggtgggccatTCCCACCTCCACTCCTACCCctgtatgtacatacaatataatgggttttttttaatgacccatCTGCCtgtttctctctgaaccccctttCCCAGTTCTACCTCAGAGCCGATGCCCATCGCAATTCCTATAGTCAACCTGCgatggccctgcaggcttctctctaccacgtccccaccaaagaaacaagaagtgacatcactgagggcaagatgcctgcagggccagcacaggatgcctataggaattgcagcTGGCAGTAGCTCTAAGGtagaccaaggggggggggggggggggggggtccagagagaGATGAGCAGATACCAGTCCAtgagtggagaagagggagagagcgtAGTGAGACgctgccactgaagagttttgggggccttatgggctgctgactgggtgggcctgaggcaagaatgggtgggcctgtgcctacccaggcccacccttagctacaccactggcctaCAGTCCCAAGGGAGCCTGTTTTAAGAGGGAACctagcaggggcggactgagagtggtctgggcctccGGGCACTGAGGGTAGTTTGGGCCCCCCACCCAGCCGATGCCCGACACCCCCTACTGCCGCAGACGCTCCCCCGCTGcccctgaagggccctggtggtctagtgatctctgtggggggagggggaagtatgttctttcctgtgtgcttcgctgccgctattccccagCCCATCAGAGACAGTTTCGGGTTCATCAGGGTTCTAGGTGTTCAGAATGGGTTGATTTAGCATCCGGTGAACCTCAAGACTCAGAGTTATTAGCTATATTGTTCACTATTTATATGAGACCTATTTGTCAGGTCCTTCAATGTCTAGATGTTAAATTTAGGCTTTAAACCAAAGAGCAGATCAGTGAAggactgcgtcaggggctaaagtAATAAAACACACAAAGTGACAAATATGAGAGATAATGTAAaaccaataataataaaatatatataaaaagtctATAAAAACACTAGTATTACATAATGACTGAAAAACCATTAGATGTGGGTATGATTCTTATGCGATTATATATACACATTTATATCAGTGTATGTATTTTTAATATGTTGTTACACTGTTGTTATTATCAATGTTATTTTTCGTACCTAtcttttatatatgtataatctatgcgggatgcaaagaacaaatcataaagaaacttcaaactgttcaaaacacagcagccaggcttatatttggaaaaacgaaattc is a window of Microcaecilia unicolor chromosome 11, aMicUni1.1, whole genome shotgun sequence DNA encoding:
- the ISG15 gene encoding ubiquitin-like protein ISG15, with protein sequence MTMLNLNVKLLTGEVHTLVGSPSMSMSTLRSQIANKTGVPSYQQKLGIKNENGAFQELRDSGHLSEYNLSSGDTILLMVKNEEPINIVLRKDNGRSSTYTIYPSEEVTEFRARVQRQEGIQLRQFWLSYESKPLEDGHKLGEYNIAPNGIVYMNLRLRGG